In Streptomyces nojiriensis, the sequence TGCGTGCCGCCTTGTCCGCGTACACCAACGGGCCCTCGCCGGTCCGGGCCTGACGTACGTCCAGGGCCGCCGGGAGGACCTCGTAGTCCACCCTGACCCGGGCGGCCGCCGCCCGTGCGGACGCCCGGTCCGGCGCTGCGACCGCGGCCACCGGCTGTCCGACGTACCGCACCACGCCGTCCGGGGGCAGCAGCGGTACGAGGGGCAGGTCCCCTGCTTCGAGGGAGCGTACGTGCGCGTGCGCGTGCGGCGAGCGGATGATCACCCCTTCGAGCAGTCCCTCGGGGCGCAGGTCCGTGGTGTAGCGGGCCGATCCGTCGGTCTTCTGCGGAGCCTCGGTGCGCGGAACCGCCGGTGCCTCCCCGCCGGTCGGGGCCGTGTCGTAGTCACCCGCGCAGGCCGCGGCCACCGCGCCGAGGATTCCCTCGTACGCACCGCACCGGCACAGGTGGCCGGCGAGCGCGTCCGCGATCGGCTCCCGTCCGGGCCGGGTGCGGCCGTGGTCGGCTCGCCACCGCTCGAAGAAGGCCGCCGCGGCGACGACGAACCCCGGGGTGCAGTAGCCGCACTGGAGGGCGTCCTCGCCGGCGAAGGCACGCCCGACCGGGTGACCGGACAGGCCCTCCACGGTCGTCACCTGTCGGCCGGCCAGCGCGACCGCCGGGGTCAGGCAGGACACGCGGGGTTCACCGTCGACCTGGATCGTGCAGGCCCCGCACACCCCGCCCGCGCAGACCAGTTTGGTGCCGGTCAGACCCAGCCGGTCCCGCAGCACGTCCACGGCGGCCGGGTCGTCGTCGACGTCCACCGCGTGCCGGGTGCCATTGACCTCGAACTCCACGACGCGTTCTCCTCACCGCGGGGGGAGGGTGGCGTCCGTCGGACCTCGCGCCCGCCCTCAAGCACCTTGATATCCCGCTCGCGGCTCCGGCGCAGGTCGGCGCTCAGCGGGAGTCGTCGCGCGTGGCGCTCGCGGCGCGGCGGAACTCGGCGTTGATGCGCTGGGCCTCTTCGAGCTGGTCCTCCAGGATGACGATGCGGCAGGCGGCTTCGACCGGGGTGCCCTGGTCGACGAGCTCCCGGGCGCGGGCCGCGATCCGCAGCTGGTAGCGGGAGTACCGGCGGTGACCGCCCGGGGAGCGCAACGGTGTGATCAGACGGGCCTCGCCGATGGCGCGCAGGAAGCCGGGGGTCGTGCCGAGGAGTTCGGCGGCCCGGCCCATCGTGTAGGCGGGGTAGTCATCGTCGTCCAGCCGGCCGCCGAGCGAGTCATCCGCTGTCATCTGCACCTCTTCTTAGAACGCGTCGAAGGGCCTTGGTGCCGTACGGCACCAAGGCCCTGAAGGGAATTCAACACCATCTGTCGGCCTCAGCGCTGCGCCGACCTTCTGTTTCCGCGGTCGCGCCCTGGAGACGGGCGGGAGTGCGGGGATCGCGAATGCCTGACCGGGGACCACCTGCCGTTCGGGGGTCGTGCGGTACCCGAGCCGTGTACTCCTGCCCGGGCGATCCTGATGGTGTCTGCCTCCTCCCCTTGCTCGGGAGTCGCTATGCGAGAAACCTTAGGCACGTCGGAGTGGGATGTCTACCGTGACGGGGATAGATTTTCTTGTGTCCGACGATGAGGGATCTGCTCCCGGACAACGCGTGAGGGCCCGACCGG encodes:
- a CDS encoding MerR family transcriptional regulator, which produces MTADDSLGGRLDDDDYPAYTMGRAAELLGTTPGFLRAIGEARLITPLRSPGGHRRYSRYQLRIAARARELVDQGTPVEAACRIVILEDQLEEAQRINAEFRRAASATRDDSR